The sequence ACACGGAGCGGGACTGCGAATGCTGGATACGAATATCGGCCGCCGCCGACTGATCGGCGGCGCGCTGGCGATGGTTGCGGCCTCCACTTTCATCACCGAATGCGCGTTTGCCGCCACGACCGAGCGGCGCCTCGCCTTTCGCAACATCCATACGAACGAGACGTTCGACGCGCGCTTCTATGGCGCGAACGGCTGGGACGATCAGGGGCTCGCCGAGCTGAACCATGGCCTGCGCGACTGGCGCAACAACGAGGTCACGCAGATGGACCCGGCGTTGATGCTGCTGCTCGCGGGCGTGCGCGATAAGCTGGGCCTCGCGCCGCAGGCCAGGCTCGACTTGATCTCGGGCTATCGCTCGCCGCAGACCAATGCGTCGCTGCGCGCGCGCGGCGGCGAGCATACGGGCGTCGCCTCGAAGAGCCAGCACATGCTGGGCAAGGCCACCGACATCCGCATGCCGGGGGTCGCGCTCGAGACGCTGCGCTCGGCAGCTTTGTCGATGCAGGCGGGCGGCGTCGGCTATTATCCCAAGGACGGCTTCGTCCACATGGACACCGGCCGCGTTCGCCTGTGGTGAGCTACCGGTAGCTATAGAGCATAGAGACGTCACCCCGGACTCGTTCCGGGGTCCACCGCACGGGCTGCCTCATCGGTATGATGTGTCGCGGTGTGGATGCCGGAACAAGTCCGGCATGACGTAGAATAGGTCAGGCCGCCAGAACCTCGGCAAATGCCTTGACCGCCGCTTCCTCGCCCTCGGCGGCATTCCACACCGCGCCGCAGACCGCCAGAAAATCCGCACCCGCCGCGACCAGGGGCGCCGCATTGGCCGGCGTGATGCCGCCGATCGCCACGCAAGGCAGTTCGAACAGGGTCGACCACCAGCCGAGAATCGACGGCTCGGGCTGGTGCCGCGTCTCCTTCGTCGTGGTGGGATAGAAGCTGCCGAACGCGACATAGTCTGCGCCCGCCTCGCCCGCATCCATCGCGAGGTGGCGGCTGTCGTGACAGGTAACGCCGATCTGCACGGCCGGCCCGAGCAATGCGCGTGCCTCGCGCGGATCGCCGTCATCCTGGCCCAGATGCACCCCGTCGGCGCCCAGCCTTTTGGCGAGCGCGATGCTGTCGTTGACGATGAACGTCACGTCGGCGTCGGCACACAGGCGCTGCAGCGGCTCGGCCGCGCGCGCGATCATATGGTCGTCCATATCTTTCAGCCGAAGCTGGAACGCCGCGACCGGGCCGGCATCCAGCGCGCGGGCCAGCCGATCGACGAAGCCGTCGTTGATCGCGGGGGGCGAGATCAGGTACAGCTGGCAGCGCGGTCGGAACTGCCGCTCGAACCGGTCGGCGAAGCCCGGATCGAGATTCATGTCGTCGTCGGGGAGGTCGTTGCTCATGCCGTGCTTCTACCGCCGGACGCGGGTTACGAAACCCCTGTCATGGAAGGGTAACACAGCAACAATATCTCACGCGCGAGGCGGCGCGGTCGTCAGCCTGTCAGGGGATCCCACATGAAGAAGCTGTTTTTCGTTGGCGTCGGCGGTCTCGCCCTCGCCACCACCGCCGTTGGCGCAGACATTTCGGGCGCGGGCGCGACCTTCCCCGCACCGGTCTACGTCAAGTGGGCCGAAGCCTATAAGGCGCAGTCGGGCACCGGCCTGAACTATCAGGCGATCGGTTCCGGCGGCGGCATCAAGCAGATCAAGGCGAAGACCGTCGATTTCGGCGCGTCGGACAAGCCGCTGAAGCCGGAAGAACTGTCGGCCTCGGGCCTCTATCAGTTCCCCACGGTCGTCGGCGGCATCGTTCCCGTCATGAACCTGCCGGGCATCAAGCCGGGTCAGGTGCACCTGACCGGCGAGCTGCTCGCCGACATCTTCCTCGGCAAGGTCACGCGCTGGAACGCGCCGGAGATCGCGGCTCTTAATAAGGGCGTGCCGCTGCCGAACCTGCCGATCACCGTCGTCCACCGTTCGGACGGCTCGGGCACCAGCTTCGTCTTCACGACCTTCCTGTCGATGAAGAATGCGGATTGGGCCAACAAGGTCGGCGCCAGCGACAGCGTCCAGTGGCCGACCGGCCTGGGCGGCAAGGGCAATGACGGCGTCGCGGCGTTCGTGAAGCAGACCGCCGGCTCGATCGGCTATGTCGAATATGCCTATGCCAAGCAGAACAACGCCACCTACGCGCTGGTGCAGAACAAGGCCGGCAAGTGGCCGCTCCCGACCGCACCGTCGTTCGGCGCGGCAGCGGCCTCGGCTAACTGGCTGCGTTCGCCGGGCAATTACGTGATGCTGCTCGATCAGCCGGCCGCAGCCGCGTGGCCGATCAGCTCGACCACCTTCATCCTCGTCTATCGTGAGCAGGGCGACGCCGCCAAGGGCGCCGAAGTGCTCAAGTTCTTCGACTGGGCCTACAAGAAGGGCGACGCGCTGGCCGCAAGCCTCGATTACGTGCCCCTGCCGGCGAACGTGAAGACCCTGCTCGAGAAGCAGTGGGCCAAGTCGGTCATGGCCGACGGCAAGCCCGTCTTCGTCGCTAAGTAAGTAAGCGTCATGGGCGCCGGATCGATCACCCGATCCGGCGCCCGCATATACGGAACCCCGATGGCCAGTACCGCCCTTGAAGCGCCGCGTGGCGCGCCTCCCGGTCATGCCACCGGGGAGATCATCTTCCGCTCCGCCTGTCTCGCCGCGGCCACCCTGCTGATGGCGGCACTGGCGGGCGTGATCGTCAGCCTGTTCATCGGCGGGCTGCCCGCCTTCCGCCAGTTCGGCTTCGGTTTCCTCACCTCGACCACCTGGAACCCGGTGACCGAAGTGTACGGCGCCGCCGGCCCGATCGCCGGCACGCTGGTCACGGCATTCCTCAGCCTCGCCATCGCGCTGCCGCTGGCGCTCGGCGTCTCGGTGTTCCTCGTCGAATTTTGCCCCGCGCGGATTTCGCGGCCGATCGCGATCGCGGTCGAGCTGCTCGCGGGCATCCCCTCGATCGTTTACGGCATGTGGGGCCTGTTCGTGCTGGCACCGTGGTTCGCCGCGCACGTCCAGCTGCCGATCGCGATGCACGCGACGCCCGGCGGCTGGGTCGACAAGCTCTTCGCCGGCACGCCGAACGGGGCGAACATCTTCACCGCCTCGCTGATCCTCGCGATTATGATCCTGCCCTATATGGCGGCGGTGTTCCGCGAGCTGTTCATGACGGTGCCGCCGCAGGTGCGCGAGGCCGCCTACGGCCTCGGCTGCACGCCGTTCGAGGTGATCCGTGCGGTCGTGATCCCCTATGTCCGTCGCGGCATGATCGGCGTGGTCATGCTCGGCCTCGGCCGTGCGCTCGGCGAGACGATGGCGGTCACCTTCATCATCGGCAACGCCCACGGCTTCCCGCATTCGCTGTTCGACAGCGGATCGACGATCGCCTCGACCGTCGCCAACGAATTCGCCGAAGCCACCAGCGACATGCACACCTCGGCGCTGATCGCGCTGGGCTTCGTGCTGTTCGTCATCACCTTCGTGGTGCTGGCGATCGCCCGGCTCCTGCTGCGCGAGGAGAAGCACTGATGGATCGCGCCGCGCGCCGCCGCATCGGCAACAGCATCTTCGTCGTCCTGTGCGGGATCGCGACCTTGATCGCGCTCGCCTTCCTGGCGCTGATCCTCTGGACCCTGCTCACCCGGGGCGTGGGGGGCATCGATGCCAAGATCTTCACCATGGACCAGCCGCCGCCCGGGTCGCCCGGTGGCCTGCGCAACGCCATCGTCGGCTCGATCATCATGTGCGCGCTCGGCATGGCGATCGCCTTGGTGGTCGGCATCCTCGCCGGCACCTGGCTTGCCGAATATGGCGCGGGCACCCGCTACGGCGCGGTGATCCGCTTCCTCAACGACGTGCTGATCTCGGCCCCGTCGATCCTGATCGGCCTGTTCGTCTACGAGCTGCTGGTGGCGCCGTTCCACGGCTTCTCCGCGCTCGCCGGCGGGGTGGCGCTGGCCTTCCTCGCCACGCCGATCGTGGTGCGCACGACCGAGGACATATTGTCGCTCCAGCCCGGCGCATTGCGCGAAGCGGGCATGGCGCTGGGCGCCAGCCGCGCCTTCGTCATCCGGACGATCATCTGGAAGTCGGCGCGCACCGGCCTGCTCACCGCCGGCCTGCTCGGCTTCGCCCGCATCTCGGGCGAGACCGCGCCGTTGCTGTTCACCAGCCTCGGCAACCTCAACAACAATTACAGCCAGCTCACCCAACCGATGGCGAGCCTGCCGACCACCATCTTCCAGTTCGCTTTGTCGGCCTATGACGACTGGCAGCGGCTGGCCTGGGTCGGCGCATTGCTGATCGCCGTCGCCGTTCTCACCATCAACATCGTCGGGCGCGCGCTGGCCCGGGAGACCCGCCCATGACCGACACCGTGACCATCGGCACCACGCCCCCGTCGACTTCGGCCGACGACGAGCTGTTCATGTCGCCGCCTCCTGCCGACCGGCTGGTGCTGGAGGCGCGTGCGCTGGAGTTCTTCTACGGCCAGAACCGCGCGCTCCACGGCGTCGACCTGCCGATCGAGCGCAACAAGATCACCGCGCTGATCGGCCCGTCGGGCTGCGGCAAGTCGACGCTGCTGCGCGTCCTCAACCGCATCTACGCGCTCTATCCCGGCCAGCGGGCCGAGGGCCAGATCCTGCTCGACGGCGAGAACATGCTCGACGGCGGCGACGCCGCGGCGTTGCGCGCGCGCGTCGGCATGGTGTTCCAGAAGCCGACGCCCTTCCCCATGTCGATCTACGACAATGTCGCGTTCGGCGTGCGCCTCTACCATAAGCGCAACAAGGCGGAGATGGACGAGATCGTCGAGCGCTCGCTGACCCGCGCGGCTTTGTGGGACGAGGTCAAGGACAAGCTCCACACGTCGGGCCTCGGCCTGTCGGGCGGCCAGCAGCAGCGGCTGTGCGTCGCACGCGGCATCGCCGTCCAGCCGGAAATCCTGCTGCTCGACGAGCCCGCCTCGGCGCTCGATCCGGTCTCGACCGCGAAGCTTGAGCAGACGTTGGTCGAGCTCAAGAAGGATCTGACGATCGTCATCGTCACGCACAACCTTCAGCAGGCGAGCCGCATCTCGGATTATACCGGCTTCATGTTCCTTGGCCGGATGATCGAGTTCGGCCCCACCGCCGAAATCTTCGCCAGCCCGCGCTCGCGCCGCACGCGTGATTACGTGACCGGACGCTTCGGCTGAACCGGCACGCTGATCGATCGCACCATGCTGCCGTGAAAGGGAGCATGGTGCGACGGCGCTATCGTTCGCCGTCGAGCATCGCGCGGGTGCGCGCGGCGAGCAATTCCATGGCGAAGGGCTTGGTCAGCACCTCCATGCCGGGCTCGAGCTGCGCGTTGCCGATCACCGCATTCTCGGCATAGCCGGTGATGAACAGCACCTTCAGCTCCGGCCGCTGGGCCCGCGCCGCATCGGCGACCTGACGACCGTTCATCGTCCCAGGCAGCCCCACGTCGGTGATGAGCAGGTCGATCTCGGGATGACCCTGCAGCATCGTCAGCGCCTCGGGGCCGTCGCCCGCCTCCAGCGCGATGCAGCCCAGTTCCTCCAGCACTTCGGTCACCAGCATCCGGATGGTCGGCTCGTCGTCGACGATCAGGACGGTGTGGCCGGCATCGGCGCGTGGCAGGTCGCCGACGCTGCGCCGCTCATCCTCGCGATCGGCAGTGCCATAATGGCGCGGGAAATAAAGGCACATGGTCGTGCCTTGCCCGATCTCGCTATAGATCCGCACCTGGCCGCCCGATTGACGGACAAAGCCGTAGATCATCGACAGTCCGAGACCGGTGCCTTCGCCGAGCGGCTTGGTGGTGAAGAAAGGGTCGAAGGCGCGCGCCTGCGTCTCGATCGACATGCCCGTGCCGGTGTCGGTCACGCACAATGACAGATATTGGCCGGGCGGCAGATCGCGTTCGCGCGCGGCGCGCTCGTCGAGCCATTTGTTGGCGGTCTCGATCGTCAACCGGCCGCCGTCGGGCATGGCATCGCGCGCATTGATGCAGAGATTGAGCAATGCACTTTCGAGCTGGTTCTGATCGACGATTGCGGGCCACAGGCCGACCGCGCCGACCACCTCGAGCGTGATCTGCGGGCCGATCGTACGGCGCACGATCTCCTCCATCCCCACGACCAGCCGGTTGATGTCGGTCGGGCGCGGATCGAGCGTCTGACGGCGCGAGAAGGCCAGCAGGCGGTGGGTGAGCGCCGCCGCGCGCGCGGCAGCCCCCTGCGCAGCGACGGCGTAGCGATCGAGCTCGCCGGTGCGACCCTGCTTGACGCGGATCTGGATCATCTCCAGCGCGCCGGAAATACCCGTCAGCATATTATTGAAATCGTGGGCAAGACCGCCGGTGAGCTGGCCGACCGCCTCCATCTTCTGACTGTGGCGGAGCTGCTCCTCCATCCGCATCATATCGTGGGTGCGCGCCTCGACCTGTGCCTCGAGCGAGGCGGTGAGCGCGGCGAGTTCCTGCTCCACCCGCCGGCGTTCGGTCGCGCTGCGCACGCGCTCGGCGACCTCGCGAACGAACGCGACCTCTTCGGGGCGCCAATGCCGCGGGACGGCATTATTGAGATACAGCAAGGCGACGAAGCCCCCCTGCTCGGTCAGCGGCATGTTGATGAAGGAATGCGCCGCCACGCCGATCAGCATCTCGGCGGTATCGCGCGTGCGCGCATCGTCGTGCACGTCGGCGATGGTGACGGTCTCGCCCTTCTTCAGCTGGTCGATGTAGCTGCCATAATCGCGGAACTCCATGACGTCCGGCAGACTCTGGATGCCGGGCGCGTTCCAATCGCGCTCCATCCGCACCAATTCGGCGGCGCGATCGATCGTCCCATAACCGACCCGGCTGACGCCCATCGTCTTGCCGATGATCTCGCAGGCGACACCGGCAATATCGCCCGGCTCCTTGGCGTCCCGAATGCGGTCGCTGAGCTCCAGCAGTGCGGCGGCGCGCGCCTCGACGCTCTTGCGATCGGTGATGTCGAAGCTGATGCCAGGAAAGCGGACCGGCCTGCCGTCGCCGTCGAGCATCGGCCGCCCCTGCGCGATCAACCACTGCGGCGATCCATCGGCGCGCACCAGGCGATATTCGCTGCTGAACGGCTCACCGCTGCGCAGTACCGCGTCGATCTCGCGCTTCAGGCGCTCCAGATCGTCCGGATGGACACGCCCGAAAAACTCGGCGATCGGCGCGCCGTTGATCGCGACCGCCGGATCAACCCCATAGATACTTGCGAAACGCTCGTCGGCCACCACGCGGTCGCGCTGCACGTCCCAGTCCCAGGTGCCGATGCCCTGCGAGGCGGAGAGTGCGATTTCGCGCTGGCGAAACAGCGCGCCCAGCTCGATCTGCGCGATCGTCCGACGCGCGAGCGCGGCGAGCGCGTCACGTTGCGGGCCGGTAAGCCCTTCCGGACGGGGCACCACGTCGATGACGCACAGACTGCCAAGCGGCATGCCGCCCCCGGTGACCAGCGGCATGCCCGCATAGAAGCGGATGCCGGGATCGCCGCAGACCAGCGCCATGTCGGCCGTGCGCGGATCGATCGAGAGATCGCGCACCTCGAACAGCCCGGCGCCGCGGATCGCGATCGCGCAGACCGATGTCGTGATCGGCGTCTCGCGGACATCGACCCCGATCCGCGCCTTGAACCATTGCCGCTCGGCATCGACCAGGCTCACCAGCGCGATCGGCACGTCGCAGATCGTCTTGGCCAGCAGGACGACGTCCTCGAATGCCTGCTCCGGCTCGGTATCGAGGATACCGCTCTGGACGAGCGCTTCCAGCCGCTCCGATTCGTCCCAGGGGGGCGACTGTTCGGCGGTCACGTCTTCGTACTGCACTATCGATCCGATGTTCATCCCCGACCCGGCATGCACATTGGCCGCCCGGTGCGAGAGGTAGAAACGATCGGCCGCGCTTACGTTCCGCGCTAATGCAAATCAATGCACGAAGCGGGCAACCACCTCGCGATAGGAGCGGCTGACCTTCACCTGCGCGCCCGAATCGAGGACGAGAAAGCATTCGCCGTTGGTGTGCGGTTTCACCTGCTTGACGAGATCGAGGTTGACGATCGTGGAGCGATGGATGCGCTGGAAGCGGCGCGGATCGAGCCTCTTCTCCAGATCCTTCATCGTCTCGCGCAGGATCAGCGTGTTGTCGCCGGTGTAGATGCACATATAATCGCCAGCGGCATCGATCCGCTCGATCGAATCGACGTCGACCCGGAAGATCTGGCCGCGATCCTTGATGTTGATCAGCTTTTCATAGCGGCTGGAGGCCGGCGCCTCGACGCCTTCCGGCATCGCATCGACCGCGTCGGGCGCATGCTCCGCCAGCACTTCCTTCAGCTGGACCACCTCTTCGGCCGCGCGCTTCTCGGACAGGCGCTGGCGCACACGCTCCAGCGTGTCGGCAAGGCGATCGTCGTCGACCGGCTTCATCAGATAATCGACCGCACCGGCCTCGAAGCCTTTCAGCGCATGATCGGCGTAGGCGGTCACGAACACGAACAGCGGCGGCTCGACCTCCATCAGGCCCTGGATGACCGAGAAGCCGTCGAAGCCGGGCATCTGGATGTCGAGGAAGACCAGGTCGGGCTTGTGTGTCTTGATCGCGCGGATCGCCTCGCGCCCGTTGAGGCAGGTGTCGACGATCTCGACATCCTCATGCTTCGCCAGCCGAAGCTGCAGTCCCTGGATCGCGAGCGGCTCGTCGTCGACCAGGATGGTACGGATCGTCATGGAGTTTCTGTTCCTCGGCTCGTCAGGCGACGTAAGGGATATCGATGGTCACATCGAACCCATCGGGCCGGGCCTGGGTTTCAAACCGATGATCGCCACCATATGCCTGAGCCAGCCTGTCCCTGATGTTCGCCAGACCGACGCCCGTTGAAGGGACGGGGCGCGTGCCCCCGTCGTTCTGGCCTACATTGGATCCTGGACCGGTGTCGCTGACCGTGATGTGAACGCGATTTCCCATTCGGCGTACGATCACCGCAACGTCGGCCCCCTCCTCCTTGGGGGTCACGGCATATTTCACGGCATTCTCAACCAGCGGCTGCAACAGCAAAGACGGCAGCAGCGCATCGGCCGCTGCCGGATCGACGTCGAACCTCGGCCGCAGCCGCTCCTCGAAGCGCATCTTCTCGATGTCGAGATAGAGCTTCAGCGTCTCGATCTCCTGCCGGATGCGGGTCTCGCCCTCCGGCTCGCTGACGAGCGTGTAGCGCAGGAACGAGGCGAGCCGCGACAGCATCGCATTGGCGCGCTCGGTATGCTTGAGCAGCACCAGCGTGGAAATCGAGTTGAGCGTGTTGAACAGGAAGTGGGGATTGAGCTGATAGCGCAGCATCGCCAGCTGCGCCGAGGAGGCCTGGCTCTCCAGCCGCAGCAGCTGGATGCGCTGCTCCTCGACCAGCATGTAGAACTTTATACCGTAGTAGAGCGCCGACCACGCCGCCAGCAGCGAGAAATCGAGCAGGATCGCCGAGAGGAATTGAATCCCCTCCGGCATCGCCCCCGTGCGGTAGAAGGTGGCATGCGCCCACGTCTCGATCGACGAGAAAACCGCGGAGGCCGTACACAGGATGATGATCGAGACCGTCCAGGTGACCGCCGGCCGCATGCGGAACAGCCGCCGATAGGCCGCCGACATCAGCAGGGTGAGCGAATAGCCGGTCGCGGTTGTCAGCGCAGTCGGCACGACGAACAGCCAGCCCATCGCATTGGCGATCCCGCTGAGCGCGCGCAGGACGAAATAGCCCGACCATCCGGCCGACTGCAGCACCCAGAAGGCGTGGTTGCGATCTTCGAAGAAGGGGCGCGATGGGACCAACGACATCGGCATGCAGGCCGACCCGTACAGGATCGTGTCACGGATCGCTACCCCGCAGCGACCGGTAGGCCATGGCGACTGAACTGAAAATAAACGTCTAGTTTCCACGCGGTTCAGCCGAATCGGCGTAGCAGCGTCGATGACGATGGAGAAAACTCCACCGACGGATTTGGAGGCTTCGATGGGCAAGATCTTGACGGCCGGCGCAGCAGCGCTGGCGCTTGCGGGCAGCAGCCTGGCGGTTACGACCCCGGCGGAAGCGCGCGGCTGGCACGGCGGTGGCGGTGGCTGGCATGGCGGCGGCGGTTGGCGCGGTGGTGGCTATGGCTATCGCGGCGGCTGGCACGGCGGCGGTGGCGGCTGGGCGCTCGGCGCAGGTATCGCCGGCCTGGCAGTCGGAGCCGCGCTCGCGGACGGTTACGGCCGGGGTTATTACGCCCCCAATTACGGCTACGCGCCGGCTTATTATGCGCCGCCGCCCGGCTATTATGGCTACGCACCCGGCTATTGCCGCAGCCAGTGGCGGTGGGATGGCTATGTCGGACGCTATGTGCGGGTCCGTTACTGCAACTGACGCATGACGTTCACGGTTGGCTGTGCAGCGCGGGCTTCCCCCTTCCCGCCTGCACGCCGTGGGACGGGCGGCCGAGCAATCGGTCGCCCGTTTCCGTTTGCGCGCCCGAGCCGGTTTAACGCAGGCTCCACAGCAGGATCAGATTGAGGCCGATCACCAACGCCGCCACCGCATGGGCGGCAATTCCCAGCCAGCGGCCGTTGACGAATTCGCCCATCATGGCGCGATCGCCGGTGAAACGCACGAGCGGCACGACGGCGAAGGGAAGCTGGAGCGACAGGATGACCTGGCTCAACACCAGCAGCCGCGTCTCGCCGCCGTCGCCATACCAGATCGCCACGCACGCGGCCGGAACGACCGCAAGCAACCGTGTGATGAGCCGTCGCAGCCAGGGCTGGATGCGCAGCTCGACAAATCCCTCCATCACGATCT is a genomic window of Sphingomonas nostoxanthinifaciens containing:
- a CDS encoding DUF882 domain-containing protein is translated as MLDTNIGRRRLIGGALAMVAASTFITECAFAATTERRLAFRNIHTNETFDARFYGANGWDDQGLAELNHGLRDWRNNEVTQMDPALMLLLAGVRDKLGLAPQARLDLISGYRSPQTNASLRARGGEHTGVASKSQHMLGKATDIRMPGVALETLRSAALSMQAGGVGYYPKDGFVHMDTGRVRLW
- the thiE gene encoding thiamine phosphate synthase; translated protein: MSNDLPDDDMNLDPGFADRFERQFRPRCQLYLISPPAINDGFVDRLARALDAGPVAAFQLRLKDMDDHMIARAAEPLQRLCADADVTFIVNDSIALAKRLGADGVHLGQDDGDPREARALLGPAVQIGVTCHDSRHLAMDAGEAGADYVAFGSFYPTTTKETRHQPEPSILGWWSTLFELPCVAIGGITPANAAPLVAAGADFLAVCGAVWNAAEGEEAAVKAFAEVLAA
- the pstS gene encoding phosphate ABC transporter substrate-binding protein PstS; its protein translation is MKKLFFVGVGGLALATTAVGADISGAGATFPAPVYVKWAEAYKAQSGTGLNYQAIGSGGGIKQIKAKTVDFGASDKPLKPEELSASGLYQFPTVVGGIVPVMNLPGIKPGQVHLTGELLADIFLGKVTRWNAPEIAALNKGVPLPNLPITVVHRSDGSGTSFVFTTFLSMKNADWANKVGASDSVQWPTGLGGKGNDGVAAFVKQTAGSIGYVEYAYAKQNNATYALVQNKAGKWPLPTAPSFGAAAASANWLRSPGNYVMLLDQPAAAAWPISSTTFILVYREQGDAAKGAEVLKFFDWAYKKGDALAASLDYVPLPANVKTLLEKQWAKSVMADGKPVFVAK
- the pstC gene encoding phosphate ABC transporter permease subunit PstC; translation: MASTALEAPRGAPPGHATGEIIFRSACLAAATLLMAALAGVIVSLFIGGLPAFRQFGFGFLTSTTWNPVTEVYGAAGPIAGTLVTAFLSLAIALPLALGVSVFLVEFCPARISRPIAIAVELLAGIPSIVYGMWGLFVLAPWFAAHVQLPIAMHATPGGWVDKLFAGTPNGANIFTASLILAIMILPYMAAVFRELFMTVPPQVREAAYGLGCTPFEVIRAVVIPYVRRGMIGVVMLGLGRALGETMAVTFIIGNAHGFPHSLFDSGSTIASTVANEFAEATSDMHTSALIALGFVLFVITFVVLAIARLLLREEKH
- the pstA gene encoding phosphate ABC transporter permease PstA, which encodes MDRAARRRIGNSIFVVLCGIATLIALAFLALILWTLLTRGVGGIDAKIFTMDQPPPGSPGGLRNAIVGSIIMCALGMAIALVVGILAGTWLAEYGAGTRYGAVIRFLNDVLISAPSILIGLFVYELLVAPFHGFSALAGGVALAFLATPIVVRTTEDILSLQPGALREAGMALGASRAFVIRTIIWKSARTGLLTAGLLGFARISGETAPLLFTSLGNLNNNYSQLTQPMASLPTTIFQFALSAYDDWQRLAWVGALLIAVAVLTINIVGRALARETRP
- the pstB gene encoding phosphate ABC transporter ATP-binding protein PstB → MTDTVTIGTTPPSTSADDELFMSPPPADRLVLEARALEFFYGQNRALHGVDLPIERNKITALIGPSGCGKSTLLRVLNRIYALYPGQRAEGQILLDGENMLDGGDAAALRARVGMVFQKPTPFPMSIYDNVAFGVRLYHKRNKAEMDEIVERSLTRAALWDEVKDKLHTSGLGLSGGQQQRLCVARGIAVQPEILLLDEPASALDPVSTAKLEQTLVELKKDLTIVIVTHNLQQASRISDYTGFMFLGRMIEFGPTAEIFASPRSRRTRDYVTGRFG
- a CDS encoding GAF domain-containing protein translates to MQYEDVTAEQSPPWDESERLEALVQSGILDTEPEQAFEDVVLLAKTICDVPIALVSLVDAERQWFKARIGVDVRETPITTSVCAIAIRGAGLFEVRDLSIDPRTADMALVCGDPGIRFYAGMPLVTGGGMPLGSLCVIDVVPRPEGLTGPQRDALAALARRTIAQIELGALFRQREIALSASQGIGTWDWDVQRDRVVADERFASIYGVDPAVAINGAPIAEFFGRVHPDDLERLKREIDAVLRSGEPFSSEYRLVRADGSPQWLIAQGRPMLDGDGRPVRFPGISFDITDRKSVEARAAALLELSDRIRDAKEPGDIAGVACEIIGKTMGVSRVGYGTIDRAAELVRMERDWNAPGIQSLPDVMEFRDYGSYIDQLKKGETVTIADVHDDARTRDTAEMLIGVAAHSFINMPLTEQGGFVALLYLNNAVPRHWRPEEVAFVREVAERVRSATERRRVEQELAALTASLEAQVEARTHDMMRMEEQLRHSQKMEAVGQLTGGLAHDFNNMLTGISGALEMIQIRVKQGRTGELDRYAVAAQGAAARAAALTHRLLAFSRRQTLDPRPTDINRLVVGMEEIVRRTIGPQITLEVVGAVGLWPAIVDQNQLESALLNLCINARDAMPDGGRLTIETANKWLDERAARERDLPPGQYLSLCVTDTGTGMSIETQARAFDPFFTTKPLGEGTGLGLSMIYGFVRQSGGQVRIYSEIGQGTTMCLYFPRHYGTADREDERRSVGDLPRADAGHTVLIVDDEPTIRMLVTEVLEELGCIALEAGDGPEALTMLQGHPEIDLLITDVGLPGTMNGRQVADAARAQRPELKVLFITGYAENAVIGNAQLEPGMEVLTKPFAMELLAARTRAMLDGER
- a CDS encoding LytR/AlgR family response regulator transcription factor, whose protein sequence is MTIRTILVDDEPLAIQGLQLRLAKHEDVEIVDTCLNGREAIRAIKTHKPDLVFLDIQMPGFDGFSVIQGLMEVEPPLFVFVTAYADHALKGFEAGAVDYLMKPVDDDRLADTLERVRQRLSEKRAAEEVVQLKEVLAEHAPDAVDAMPEGVEAPASSRYEKLINIKDRGQIFRVDVDSIERIDAAGDYMCIYTGDNTLILRETMKDLEKRLDPRRFQRIHRSTIVNLDLVKQVKPHTNGECFLVLDSGAQVKVSRSYREVVARFVH
- a CDS encoding sensor histidine kinase, coding for MPMSLVPSRPFFEDRNHAFWVLQSAGWSGYFVLRALSGIANAMGWLFVVPTALTTATGYSLTLLMSAAYRRLFRMRPAVTWTVSIIILCTASAVFSSIETWAHATFYRTGAMPEGIQFLSAILLDFSLLAAWSALYYGIKFYMLVEEQRIQLLRLESQASSAQLAMLRYQLNPHFLFNTLNSISTLVLLKHTERANAMLSRLASFLRYTLVSEPEGETRIRQEIETLKLYLDIEKMRFEERLRPRFDVDPAAADALLPSLLLQPLVENAVKYAVTPKEEGADVAVIVRRMGNRVHITVSDTGPGSNVGQNDGGTRPVPSTGVGLANIRDRLAQAYGGDHRFETQARPDGFDVTIDIPYVA